Proteins found in one Macrobrachium nipponense isolate FS-2020 chromosome 4, ASM1510439v2, whole genome shotgun sequence genomic segment:
- the LOC135211574 gene encoding uncharacterized protein LOC135211574 translates to MNDDNPTRPFESVSADFFVVAGKSFLVVVDRLSGWPVVAPCQGDTTASNTIRIFRRYFHEVGVPLRLRTDGGPQFTSAEFKDFMKRWGVRHMVTSPHYPQSNGHAEAAVKSIKHLILKTAPSGNIDCEAFDRGLLELRNTPNFTGCSPAQILYGCPLRSCIPAHPQAFSKEWQVKTEDCDRRAAARYKQVETKYDKHAHPLPTLSVGQQVRIQDPTSHRWDKVGTVMGHGRSRDYQIRLPSGRVWWRNCRFLCLVPPTNSDPFLPVPVAPSQDLERESLVSIPPVNPRRSKDSWKRSPLENALRA, encoded by the coding sequence ATGAATGACGACAACCCGACAAGACCTTTCGAGTCCGTCTCAgccgacttctttgttgttgcaggGAAGTCTTTCCTCGTCGTCGTCGATCGCCTGTCAGGATGGCCTGTTGTCGCACCCTGCCAAGGCGATACTACCGCTTCCAATACTATCAGGATCTTCCGCCGCTATTTCCATGAAGTTGGTGTCCCCCTTCGCCTAAGGACAGATGGAGGCCCCCAATTCACCAGTGCAGAGTTCAAGGATTTTATGAAGCGATGGGGAGTTCGACACATGGTAACCTCACCCCACTACCCACAATCGAATGGTCACGCTGAAGCCGCTGTGAAGTCGATCAAGCACCTCATCCTCAAAACAGCCCCATCTggcaacattgattgtgaagcatttgaccgaggcttattggagctcagaaatactcctaactttactggatgctctcctgcccagatcctgtatggctgtcctctcaggtcatgtatccctgcccaccctcaagcattctccaaggagtggcaggtcaagactgAAGATTGTGACCGCCGTGCTGCCGCTCGTTACAAGCAGGTAGAGACCAAGTATGACAAGCATGCCCACCCCTTACCCACGTTGAGTGTCGGTCAGCAAGTTCGGATTCAAGACCCGACCTCTCATCGTTGGGACAAAGTTGGCACTGTCATGGGTCATGGAAGGTCAAGAGACTATCAAATTCGTCTCCCTAGTGGTCGTGTGTGGTGGCGTAATTGTCGTTTTCTTTGCCTGGTGCCACCCACTAATAGTGACCCCTTTCTCCCTGTCCCTGTGGCCCCTAGCCAGGACCTAGAAAGAGAGTCCTTAGTCAGTATTCCTCCAGTAAACCCACGTCGTTCCAAAGACTCATGGAAAAGGAGTCCGCTCGAGAATGCACTACgagcgtga